From the Misgurnus anguillicaudatus chromosome 17, ASM2758022v2, whole genome shotgun sequence genome, one window contains:
- the znf804a gene encoding zinc finger protein 804A — protein sequence MACYYIVISSTHLSNGHFRNIKGVFRGPLSKNGNKHLDYAEKEKSLAKALEDLKANFYCQLCDKQYYKHQEFDNHINSYDHAHKQRLKELKQREFARNVASKSRKDERKQERALRRLHELAEQRREVQCAPGSGPMFKSTTVAVEGTFRESCCDDNQEENQSFAAQDIGGQIHSSGCGLASKQSPWPYNGRAKKQTFRRKIAFSFSFPKKASVKLESSAAAFCESTEEGLMERSNRQRLRTPPVELDLTSSPTEEKELNCEEAIYHTGTQQGQSVQKSDSMESQGSSDMPVGGESPLSTASDLCALLVYSEDVPSPSVSLLTASPCHLNSTDSLLNLEDSVESLKNSIAESKPETTQEGTVEESSITEKEHLIINDPPEKSVLDVSEKNDSLQSQVQAVDATTKTSYSFTKPSQPFFSVLSRDGNTIFQWPSEMVTFTRTEPSLSFSCNPLHFDFKRSRIRKPVDTQEMPEPKTDEELPVCSSFKSCHSDKHIEEFTASPRNSPSRGPESKVRRCHQYSSDTESCVGLKTYDRCRHSKDWIQTSKRAEKKLLARHQRHYRSHTKRKRRRRKRRREKHWKTESNMVKCKKFYRQPECLEELDSQFRGTTSQQVQPLEKSKQSAQNQAEDSSTAPLVENGVGRKSQEAAADVNGSAGCIISSDEFCVDGEKVLGNSGIKPDNPAAGELTIIEQPRFYSQDASHSQSASSDQGCPKVMSAPEETDRRLLYEGHILKRQRTDSLSSGDEARPDELCSLCQTSAEISDQCLLEETSSAGTELTCCEHGIRKKRQRRSCVQDQTQCLANDCHSLKNSDLEEQEKATESSMNCLVLKGVCDSSNGSDPISCSIDDRESSEVDSQTFTSISCALGHTVVDSSDWQQSSSSQINASCTKGSLALLETDLKLSKELTKENSNIHSSESKAVQTPVKICNKYSVAAQACLLNALQRTEKNTHDKSCQHSLQTPPQRFHLGIQTEEMLSRECFHTTSNLFQHSPSFQHPSDGMERHCLLQIQSHGQVLHQQVFPTKLKSVLPRPHLPMSSGVLHPVHLSSSVPSGSITIRHTILQHHTPFLAPQPQLFQQVVPVSRFPLGPEICSPAASPFVTPPQMPVVAAPPSIHPMTVTFHALPRPAMFSPMLPSHPTVIPLQPLF from the exons GACTATGCTGAGAAAGAGAAATCCTTGGCCAAAGCCCTGGAAGACCTCAAGGCAAACTTCTACTGTCAGCTGTGTGACAAGCAGTACTACAAGCATCAAGAGTTTGACAACCATATCAACTCGTATGACCACGCTCACAAACAG AGACTGAAGGAGCTGAAGCAGAGAGAGTTTGCCCGCAATGTGGCCTCCAAATCCAGGAAAGATGAGAGGAAACAGGAGAGAGCTCTTAGACGCCTGCATGAGCTCGCTGAACAGCGCAGGGAGGTGCAATG TGCTCCAGGAAGTGGTCCAATGTTCAAATCTACCACAGTGGCAGTGGAAGGTACTTTCAGGGAGTCCTGCTGTGACGATAACCAAGAAGAGAACCAAAGCTTTGCGGCTCAGGACATAGGGGGTCAGATCCATTCCAGTGGCTGTGGATTAGCTAGTAAGCAGTCACCATGGCCATACAATGGGAGGGCCAAAAAGCAAACTTTCAGACGCAAAATTGCATTCTCTTTTTCCTTTCCAAAGAAAGCATCTGTAAAGCTTGAGTCATCAGCTGCGGCTTTCTGTGAGAGCACAGAGGAAGGATTGATGGAGCGGAGCAACAGACAAAGACTCCGTACACCCCCTGTCGAGCTTGACCTTACCAGTTCCCCCACAGAGGAGAAAGAACTAAATTGTGAGGAGGCAATTTACCACACTGGCACACAGCAGGGCCAGTCTGTCCAAAAAAGTGACAGCATGGAAAGTCAGGGTTCATCAGATATGCCTGTGGGGGGTGAGAGCCCCTTATCAACTGCCTCAGATTTGTGTGCTTTGCTTGTTTATTCAGAAGACGTGCCCAGTCCCTCAGTCTCGCTCTTAACGGCATCCCCTTGTCATTTAAACAGTACTGATAGTCTTCTTAATTTAGAGGACTCTGTTGAAAGCTTGAAAAACAGTATTGCTGAAAGTAAACCTGAGACCACTCAGGAGGGGACAGTAGAAGAGAGCAGCATTACAGAGAAAGAGCACTTGATTATCAATGATCCTCCTGAAAAGAGTGTCTTAGATGTGTCAGAGAAGAATGATTCTCTTCAAAGCCAAGTGCAAGCAGTGGATGCAACTACAAAGACATCTTACTCTTTCACAAAGCCCAGTCAGCCTTTCTTCTCTGTCCTAAGCAGGGATGGTAACACCATCTTCCAGTGGCCCTCTGAGATGGTGACCTTTACAAGGACAGAGCCGTCCCTCTCCTTCAGTTGCAACCCCCTCCATTTTGAtttcaagaggtcacggattaGAAAGCCTGTTGACACTCAGGAGATGCCTGAGCCCAAAACTGATGAGGAATTACCTGTCTGCTCAAGTTTCAAATCCTGCCACTCTGACAAGCACATTGAGGAATTCACAGCCAGTCCCAGAAACAGTCCCAGCCGAGGACCTGAAAGCAAGGTCAGGAGGTGTCATCAGTATTCAAGTGACACGGAGAGTTGTGTTGGCCTGAAAACATATGACAGGTGTAGACATTCCAAAGATTGGATCCAGACAAGTAAGAGGGCGGAAAAGAAATTGCTGGCCAGGCATCAACGTCATTACAGGAGCCACACCAAAAGAAAAAGAAGGAGGCGGAAGAGGAGAAGAGAGAAACACTGGAAGACAGAGAGCAATATGGTGAAATGTAAGAAATTCTACAGACAACCTGAGTGTTTGGAAGAGCTAGATAGCCAATTTAGGGGGACCACTTCACAGCAAGTGCAGCCATTAGAGAAGTCAAAGCAATCAGCTCAAAATCAGGCTGAGGACAGCAGCACAGCTCCCTTAGTTGAGAATGGGGTGGGACGCAAGAGTCAGGAGGCAGCAGCTGATGTAAACGGCTCAGCGGGCTGTATCATTTCCTCTGATGAGTTCTGTGTCGATGGTGAAAAGGTGCTTGGGAACAGCGGGATAAAGCCTGACAATCCAGCTGCAGGGGAGCTAACAATCATAGAACAGCCACGTTTCTACAGCCAAGATGCATCTCACTCTCAAAGTGCCAGCTCAGACCAGGGATGCCCAAAGGTGATGTCTGCACCAGAAGAGACTGACAGACGTCTACTATATGAGGGACACATTTTGAAAAGGCAACGTACAGATTCTCTAAGCAGTGGAGATGAGGCAAGGCCAGATGAGTTATGTAGCCTCTGTCAAACATCAGCTGAGATTTCTGATCAATGTTTATTAGAAGAAACTAGCTCTGCGGGCACCGAACTTACTTGTTGTGAACATGGAATAAGAAAGAAAAGACAGAGACGGTCATGTGTCCAAGATCAAACACAATGCCTTGCAAATGATTGTCACAGTTTAAAGAACAGTGATTTGGAAGAACAGGAAAAGGCTACAGAGTCAAGCATGAATTGCCTTGTTTTAAAAGGCGTGTGTGACAGCTCAAATGGGTCAGATCCAATCTCATGCAGTATTGATGATAGAGAAAGCAGTGAGGTTGATTCTCAGACATTTACTTCCATTAGCTGTGCCCTGGGTCATACTGTGGTGGATAGCAGTGACTGGCAGCAGAGCTCCTCCTCTCAGATCAATGCTTCATGCACCAAGGGCAGTCTAGCTTTACTTGAGACAGATTTAAAGCTCTCGAAGGAACTAACAAAAGAGAACAGCAACATCCACAGTAGCGAGTCTAAAGCAGTACAAACCCCTGTAAAGATCTGTAACAAGTATTCAGTGGCAGCACAGGCCTGCTTACTCAATGCCCTGCAAAGGACTGAAAAAAACACTCATGATAAATCATGTCAGCATAGCCTTCAAACTCCACCACAGAGATTTCACCTAGGCATTCAGACTGAGGAGATGTTGAGCAGGGAGTGCTTCCACACGACCAGCAACCTGTTTCAGCATTCTCCATCTTTCCAGCACCCCTCAGACGGCATGGAAAGACACTGTCTCCTGCAGATACAGAGCCATGGACAGGTGTTACACCAGCAGGTGTTCCCCACCAAGCTCAAATCTGTCCTGCCCAGGCCACATCTGCCCATGTCATCTGGTGTTCTCCATCCAGTTCACTTGTCGTCTTCTGTGCCTTCTGGCTCGATCACGATACGTCACACAATCCTCCAGCATCACACACCTTTCCTGGCCCCACAACCCCAACTTTTCCAGCAGGTAGTGCCTGTTTCTCGATTTCCCCTGGGACCGGAGATCTGTTCCCCTGCAGCTTCTCCCTTTGTGACCCCTCCACAAATGCCGGTCGTTGCAGCACCCCCCAGTATTCACCCTATGACTGTGACATTTCATGCCCTGCCGCGACCTGCTATGTTTTCACCCATGTTACCCTCTCATCCTACTGTCATTCCCTTGCAGCCGCTCTTCTAG